The following DNA comes from Deltaproteobacteria bacterium.
GATCGAGGGCGCCGTCATCGCCGCGGTGGACCTGGTGAACGGCCTCGGCGTGCTCGCCGGCCTCGCGCGCGTGACGGTGCCGGGAGCGACCGGCTACCTCGATACCGACTTCCGCGCCAAGGCGGAGTACGGCCTGCGCGCGCTCGCCGAGCGGGATTTCCTCTTCCTGCACGTCGAGGCGCCGGACGAGGGCGGCCACCTCGGCGACCCGCAGAAGAAGGTCGAGGCGATCGAGAACTTCGACGAGAAGACCGTGGGCCCGCTCCTCGAGGGCCTGCGCGCGATGGGGGGCGAGTGGCGCGTGCTGGTCATGCCCGACCACCCGACACCGTGCGCCCTGAAGACGCACACCGCCGACCCCGTTCCCTTCGTCGTCTACGTCTCGGCGGACGAGCAGAAGCCGCGCGCCCTCTCGCGTGGCTACAACGAGAGGGACGCGCGCGATCAGGGCATCTTCATCCCGGACGGCCACACCTTGCTCGAGCGCCTGCTCAGGCGCTGAACGGCCGCGATGGAACGCAACCTCGCCATGGAGCTCGTGCGCGTGACCGAGGCGGCGGCCCTCGGCTCGGCCCGGCTCATGGGACGAGGCGACGAGACCGCCGCCGACATGGCCGCCGTCGAGGCGATGCGCAACGCGATCGACGTCCTGCCGATCGACGGCACCGTGGTGATCGGCGAGGGCGACCACGACGCGATGCCGATGCTCTACGTGGGCGAGCGCGTCGGCACGGGACAGGGGCCGGAGCTCGACGTCGCCTGCGACGCGCTCGAGGGGGCGGCCATCTGCGCCACCGGCGGCTACAACGCGCTCTCGGTGATCGCCATCGCCGACCGCGGCAGCCTGCTCCGCGTCCCCGACAGCTACATGGACAAGATCGCCTGCGGCCCCGAGGGCCGCGGCATCGTCGACCTCGACCGCAGCCCCACCGAGAACCTCCGGGCGCTCGCCGACGCGAAGGGCGTGTACGTCGAGGACCTGACCGTGGTGATCCTCGACCGCCCGCGGCACACGCGCCTGATCGAGGAGGTCCGGCGGGCCGGCGCTCGCATCAAGCTGATCAGCAGCGGCGACGTCTCGGCGGCGCTCGCGACGACCGAGGTGGAGACCGGGATCGACATCCTGATGGGCATCGGCGGCGCCTCGCAGGGCATCCTCGCCGCCGCGGCGCTGGTCTGTCTGGGCGGCGAGATGCAGGCGCGGCTCAAGCCACGCAACGAGGAGGAGGCCGCGCAGGCGCGCGGGCTCGGCATCTTCGACCTCGGCCGCAAGTACGGGCTCGACCAGCTGGCCTCGGGCTCGGTCATGTTCGCGGCCACCGGGATCACGCCCGGCGACTACCTGGCCGGCGTCCGCTACGTGAAGGGCGGCGCGATCACGAACTCGGTCGTCATGCGGTCCTCGACGCGCACCGTGCGCATGATCGAGGCGCACCACCGCTTCGATCGCCGGCCGGAGTACTGAGGTGGCCGACGAGGGTTTCGCCAACCTCGTCGTGGCGCGGACGGACGCGGTCGTCACCGTCACGCTGAACCGGCCCGCGGCGCTGAACGCGCTCGACACGGCGACCCTCCGCGAGCTGGCGCGCGCGGTGCGCGACATCCGCCGCGCCGGCGACGTGCGCGCCGTCGTGCTCACGGGCGCCGGCGACAAGGCCTTCTCGGCGGGTGCGGACATCGCCGCCATGGCGGCCATGAGCGCCGCCGAGGGACACGCGTACTCGCGCCTCGGGCACGACGTGTTCGCGCGTCTCGAAGAGCTCGACGTGCCGGTCGTCGCGGCGCTCAACG
Coding sequences within:
- the glpX gene encoding class II fructose-bisphosphatase, producing MERNLAMELVRVTEAAALGSARLMGRGDETAADMAAVEAMRNAIDVLPIDGTVVIGEGDHDAMPMLYVGERVGTGQGPELDVACDALEGAAICATGGYNALSVIAIADRGSLLRVPDSYMDKIACGPEGRGIVDLDRSPTENLRALADAKGVYVEDLTVVILDRPRHTRLIEEVRRAGARIKLISSGDVSAALATTEVETGIDILMGIGGASQGILAAAALVCLGGEMQARLKPRNEEEAAQARGLGIFDLGRKYGLDQLASGSVMFAATGITPGDYLAGVRYVKGGAITNSVVMRSSTRTVRMIEAHHRFDRRPEY